AACCAAGAACTTCTCACCTATAAAAAAAGTGCACACTGCACTTGCTGATGGAGTAAGTTCGAAGAGCTAAATAAAGGAAACCCGACTCACATTCGCTCGCTGGGGAAGTTCAAAGAACAAAATATAAAATTTTTATTTTCACTTCAAATTTCGATTCTCACTTTCTCACAGAGTAAGTGATTCACACAAAACCAAAGATTTTGGTTCTCTACTTGCTCTCGGAGTAAGTTCGAAGAACGAAATAAAGGAAACCCGACTCACATTCGCTCGCTGGGGAAGTTCAAAAAGCAAAATATAAAATTTTGATTTTCACTTCAAATTTCGATTCTCACTTATGGTAGTGGGTTAGTAAATGGGGTATAATAAAGATATAAATAAAAAAATAGAGTGAGGATATTCTAAATGTTGTTTAGGATATCCTCATTGTTTAGATTATATGAGGAGGACTTAGTGTGAAAAAAGTATGTGTATTATTAGCAGATGGTTTTGAAGAAATAGAAGCACTAACTGTATCAGATGTAATGAGAAGAGCAAATTTAACTTGTGATTTAGTATCTATTAAGGAAAAACAAGTTAAATCAAGCCATGGGTTAGTAGTTGAAGCGGATAAACTTTTTCATGAAGATATGGAATATGATTTAGTAGTAATTCCAGGTGGAGTTCCAGGAGCTCCTAATTTAAGAGATGATGAAAGAGTAATAAATTTTGTAAAAAAACAAAATAAAGAAGGTAAATTAATAGGAGCAATTTGTGCAGGACCTATAGTATTTGCAAGAGCTGGAATTATAGAAGGAAGAAAAATAACCTCTTATCCAGGATTTGAAGACGAGTTGCCAAAATGTGAGTATTTAGAAGAAGCTGTAGTGGTTGATGGGAACATAATAACTAGTAGGGGGCCAGCAACAGCAATGGCATTTTCATATAAATTATTAGAAAAGCTTGGATATGTTAATGAAGCAAGAACTATTTTCCAAGGAATGCTTTATTCAATTAACAGTTAACAATTAAGGAACAAAACTCACAGAGAAAGTTCGAATGACTGAATACAAGATGCACTGTGTGAAAGTGCAGCTAACCAAATATAAAAGTTCTAAAGAGAATGTTCGAGATCCCAAATATAAAATTTGGACTCTCACTTTTTGGAGCTTTACTTTTGGATTTTCACTTTCCAAAAGGAGTTTGAAAAAATATATTTTTAAGAAATTCTGAAAAAGTTTCTTCATCAATTGTGCATTGTTAATAATGCATTGTTAATTGAGTTTAGGGGGTTGAAATGGCAGAACGCTGGTTTATAAAAAATAAAAAAGCTAACTATAAGCAAATATCAAATAAATATGGAATTACAGAGCTTATGAGTAAGATTATAATAAATAGAGATATTATAAATGATGAAATGATAAAAAGTTATATAAATCCAGATTTTGATAAACTTCATAATCCAAGAGAAATGAAAGATTTAGAGAAAGCTGTAGACATACTTGATAACAAAATAAAATCAAACAAAAAGATAAGAATTGTTGGAGATTACGATGTAGATGGAGTCATAAGTGTTTACAT
The DNA window shown above is from Clostridium beijerinckii and carries:
- a CDS encoding DJ-1 family protein, with the protein product MKKVCVLLADGFEEIEALTVSDVMRRANLTCDLVSIKEKQVKSSHGLVVEADKLFHEDMEYDLVVIPGGVPGAPNLRDDERVINFVKKQNKEGKLIGAICAGPIVFARAGIIEGRKITSYPGFEDELPKCEYLEEAVVVDGNIITSRGPATAMAFSYKLLEKLGYVNEARTIFQGMLYSINS